From one Candidatus Methanoplasma termitum genomic stretch:
- a CDS encoding PDDEXK nuclease domain-containing protein, which translates to MTKTSKEKENSAVSTSNILDDAKQIIEDSRRTAYRAVNTALVQRNWLLGKRIAEEELHGDRKTDYGKDIINKLSKELTYLYGKGYSESNLYYFTQFYKIYPDIFHSACGQSLPLLPWSHYRTLVQVEDKKARDWYLKEASEQSWSVESLKRNISSQYYYRLLSTQNPAPTDQENKEITEPYKRDALDFVKNPVLMEFFGSDRNVKINESRLESRIIGNMQKFLLELGKGYAFIARQQRIQTGNQVYFIDLVFYNVFMRCYVLVDLKTSKVTPRDIGQMDMYVRLYDEFRKTSEQNPTLGIIMCSETDSDVAHYSMLNGNEQLFATKYMTYLPSEEELRAEIEAQKKVFFLQLSEPKEGHG; encoded by the coding sequence ATGACAAAAACAAGCAAAGAAAAAGAAAATTCGGCCGTTTCAACAAGCAACATCTTGGACGATGCAAAGCAGATAATCGAGGACTCGCGGCGTACGGCATATCGTGCCGTGAACACAGCATTGGTCCAACGGAATTGGTTATTAGGTAAGCGCATCGCCGAGGAAGAATTGCACGGCGATCGCAAGACCGATTATGGAAAGGACATAATCAACAAGCTATCTAAAGAGCTGACATACCTATACGGCAAAGGATACTCAGAGAGCAATTTGTATTACTTCACACAGTTCTATAAAATATACCCAGACATTTTCCACTCAGCGTGTGGACAATCTTTACCACTCTTGCCATGGTCCCATTATCGTACTCTGGTGCAAGTAGAAGACAAAAAGGCCAGAGATTGGTATCTGAAGGAAGCTTCAGAACAATCGTGGAGTGTCGAATCACTAAAGAGGAACATATCATCACAGTATTACTACCGGTTGCTGAGTACACAGAACCCGGCGCCAACAGATCAGGAAAATAAAGAAATAACCGAACCGTACAAAAGAGACGCGCTGGATTTCGTAAAAAATCCGGTTTTGATGGAATTCTTCGGTTCGGATCGGAACGTCAAGATCAACGAATCTCGTCTTGAGAGCCGCATCATCGGGAATATGCAGAAATTCTTGTTGGAGTTAGGAAAAGGCTACGCTTTCATCGCACGTCAGCAGCGTATTCAGACGGGAAACCAAGTATATTTCATCGATCTGGTCTTCTATAATGTATTCATGAGGTGTTATGTTCTTGTCGATCTGAAAACGTCAAAGGTCACACCTCGCGATATCGGTCAAATGGATATGTACGTGCGCTTGTACGACGAATTCAGAAAAACGAGCGAACAGAATCCGACGTTGGGAATAATAATGTGCAGCGAAACCGATTCAGACGTCGCGCACTATTCCATGCTGAACGGGAACGAACAGCTCTTCGCAACTAAATACATGACATATCTCCCTTCCGAAGAAGAACTGCGTGCGGAGATAGAGGCTCAGAAGAAGGTGTTCTTCCTTCAATTGTCAGAACCCAAGGAGGGACACGGCTGA
- a CDS encoding ArsA family ATPase, which produces MRIIIYNGKGGVGKTSVAAATARRSAKMGYRTMIMSVDTAHSLGDSLDVKLSSEIVNVEKNLDALELNIIHEMRTKWSSIRDYISAFMLSQGVEDISAEEMAILPGMEMVAALFYVLQFKDSGSYDVVIIDTAPTGETLRLLSFPDVSNWYIDKIFGLLKRMVSIARMTVGRMIDIPLPSKEVMESIEDIKNNMERVKEILEDHENTTIRLVLNPERMPINETMRSYTYLCLYNKTVECLIVNKVLPDDVDGSFMRKKLEEQEGYMKMIHEAFEPLKIMYAYQLRTELRGSEGLDAMADMIFGDSDPTEVYASTSPMHFTAEGDIDKLHVMMPFVEKKEIELFRGNNSSIIIRAGSQKRAIALPMTLVDAEMLGAEFDGAELVVKFRRKK; this is translated from the coding sequence ATGAGGATAATAATCTACAACGGGAAAGGCGGGGTGGGAAAGACCTCCGTCGCAGCCGCAACCGCACGCAGAAGTGCGAAAATGGGCTACCGCACAATGATCATGAGTGTGGACACCGCACACTCTTTAGGAGATTCACTTGATGTTAAACTTTCCTCGGAGATCGTCAATGTGGAGAAGAACCTCGACGCATTGGAATTGAACATAATCCATGAGATGAGGACCAAATGGTCAAGCATAAGGGATTACATCTCGGCGTTCATGCTGTCCCAGGGCGTGGAGGACATCTCCGCGGAGGAGATGGCGATACTTCCGGGAATGGAGATGGTCGCCGCTTTGTTCTACGTTCTGCAATTCAAGGACAGCGGTTCGTACGACGTAGTGATAATCGACACGGCGCCGACCGGCGAGACGCTCAGACTCTTAAGCTTCCCGGACGTATCGAACTGGTACATCGACAAGATCTTCGGGCTGCTGAAGAGGATGGTGTCCATTGCGAGAATGACCGTCGGCAGAATGATCGATATACCGCTCCCTTCGAAGGAGGTCATGGAGAGCATCGAGGACATCAAGAACAACATGGAAAGGGTAAAGGAGATACTGGAAGATCACGAGAACACGACGATAAGGCTTGTTCTGAACCCAGAGAGGATGCCGATCAATGAAACAATGCGTTCTTACACCTACCTATGCCTTTACAACAAGACCGTTGAGTGTCTGATAGTCAACAAGGTCCTGCCCGATGACGTCGACGGCAGTTTCATGAGAAAGAAGCTCGAGGAACAGGAAGGCTACATGAAGATGATACACGAGGCCTTCGAGCCTCTGAAGATAATGTACGCTTATCAACTTCGGACTGAACTCAGAGGGTCGGAGGGCCTTGATGCGATGGCCGACATGATATTCGGGGATTCGGATCCCACGGAGGTCTATGCGAGCACGAGCCCCATGCATTTCACCGCCGAAGGCGACATCGACAAACTGCATGTAATGATGCCGTTCGTCGAAAAGAAGGAGATAGAGCTGTTCAGAGGGAACAACAGCTCGATCATCATACGGGCCGGCTCCCAAAAAAGAGCGATCGCTCTCCCAATGACCCTGGTAGATGCGGAGATGCTCGGCGCAGAGTTCGACGGCGCGGAGCTTGTGGTCAAATTCAGAAGGAAAAAGTAA